A single window of Gossypium hirsutum isolate 1008001.06 chromosome A10, Gossypium_hirsutum_v2.1, whole genome shotgun sequence DNA harbors:
- the LOC121208119 gene encoding uncharacterized mitochondrial protein AtMg00810-like codes for MKDMFEMSDLGQMTYFLGMKVQRTHSGIFLGQKTFAAKILSKFSMKNCKPTSTPMAIGMKLSSQGDYEQISESDYRSLFGCLLYLTATRPDIIFAVSMLSRFMHCCNKQYLQAAKRVLRYIKGTLSYGLQFSRSEKLKLIGYTDSDWAVAQSIAEVSMWLLLEQSTKPFG; via the exons ATGAAAGACATGTTTGAGATGTCTGACTTGGGACAGATGACTTACTTTCTTGGAATGAAGGTACAACGAACTCACAGTGGAATCTTCTTGGGACAGAAGACATTTGCTGCAAAAATCTTGAGCAAATTCTCTATGAAGAACTGCAAGCCAACAAGCACACCTATGGCTATTGGAATGAAACTGTCAAGTCAAGGAGATTATGAGCAAATCAGTGAGTCTGATTATAGAAGCCTATTTGGTTGCTTATTGTATTTAACAGCAACTAGACCAGACATCATATTTGCTGTGAGTATGCTATCAAGGTTCATGCATTGCTGCAACAAGCAGTATCTTCAAGCAGCAAAGAGAGTGCTCAGGTACATCAAAGGCACCTTAAGCTATGGATTGCAATTTAGCAGAAGTGAAAAGCTGAAGCTGATAggctacactgatagtgactgggctg TGGCTCAATCCATAGCTGAAGTGAGTATGTGGCTGCTGCTGGAACagtcaaccaagccatttggctga